The sequence GTCCCCGCAGCCTCCACCTGGATCCCGACCCTGCCCATGCTGGCCTGCACCCTCACCGCCATCGCCTTCACCTTCACCTCAAGCCCCGCAACACCAAGGCCAGCCCCTCCCGCCGAGAAGACCATTCCTGAAAAAAAGGCAGCAAAGAAATCGCCAAAAAAGACCGCGAAGAAAGCGGCGAAGAAGGCCGCGCAAAAAACAGCCAGGAAAGCCCCTGCGAAAAAGACTCCGCGCAACCGCAAGGGAGCGTGAGATCATACCCGTAAAAATCGATACTTTCACTGATCACCGATTACTGATCACTTTTCACCCTCTCCCATGAACCCCGCCGAAAAAGCCGACGCCCTCATCGAAGCCCTGCCCTACCTCCAGGCCTTCCGTTCCAAGACCATCCTCATCAAGATGGGCGGTTCCGCCATGGAGGATCCGGATCTCGTCGCGAACGTGATGCGTGACATCGTCTTTCTCGAAGTGGCGGGTATCAACCCCATCGTCGTCCACGGCGGCGGCAAGGCGATCTCCGCCGCCATGGAGAAATCCGGAATCGAGGCGAAGTTCATCAACGGTCTCCGCTACACCTCCGACGAGGCCATCGACATCGTCTCCCGCGTGCTTTCCAACGAGATCAACCCCGGCCTCGTCCGCATGATCCGCGACTTCGGCGGCAAGGCCATCGGCATCCCCGGCACCGACATCTTCCTCGGCGAGAAAATGAAAGCCACCGGCTCCGACGGCGGACAGGTCGATCTCGGGCGCGTCGGCGAGGTCATCGGCTGCCAGCTCGCGAACATGGACACCGCCCACAAGGCGGGCATCGTTCCGGTCATTTCCCCCCTCGCCTCCGAGCTCGCCACCGGCAAGCCGCTCAACATCAACGCCGACCTCGCCGCCGCCGCCCTCGCCAAGGAACTCCGCGTCTCCAAGCTCGTCTATCTCTCCGACGTCCCCGGCCTGCTTTCCGACGCGAAAGATACCTCCACCCTCATCAAATCCATCAACCGCGCCCAAGCCGACGCGCTCATCGCCGACGGCACGATCTCCGGCGGCATGATCCCCAAAGTCCGCTCCGCCGTGGACGCCCTCAACGCCGGGGTCCGCAAGGTCCACTTCGTCGATGGCCGCCTGCCGCACGCGCTGCTTCTGGAAATTTTCACCGATGGCGGCATCGGCACGGAGGTCATCCGTTAGATCCGACCCTCGCGGAACATCCTTTTCCTATCATTCACCTGCAGGATGATGATCGCGATGAAGCAAAAGATGAAGAGCATGAAGGAAAGGATCAGCCCTTCCAGCATAGTGGTCAGATAGACTTCCATGAAGCCGGGAACGGCACCGCTTCCGCCATCCAAGCGATCGAAGAGCGTAGCCTTGTAGCCGAGGAAATCATAACCCCAGGCAACTGCCGCTGCGGCGATCCGTCCGCACCACAAATCCGGAGTCAGCATCAGCATGGGGCCGAACGGGATCAACGTCACCGTGATCACCGATATGACCAGCCTGACGAGGAGGCCGGCGTTCATCGCCCTTGCAAACAGGCTGTCATTTCTCGAAAGCGGCCCCGGAAGCGATGTCAGCACCGAATACGCCAGCACAAAGGTGAACACCGCGCAAAACATCGCCACATGGGAAACGGGAAAGGCCCAAAGCCCCAGCCACACCACCGCTATCAGATAACTGGGCAAGGCATTGATCAGGCAGTGCCAGAACCATTTCTTCAGACACGAGGGGAAAAGTTCCCTGAACTCCTTGCAGGATTCCGGTTTCATCTGAAC comes from Akkermansiaceae bacterium and encodes:
- the argB gene encoding acetylglutamate kinase, which translates into the protein MNPAEKADALIEALPYLQAFRSKTILIKMGGSAMEDPDLVANVMRDIVFLEVAGINPIVVHGGGKAISAAMEKSGIEAKFINGLRYTSDEAIDIVSRVLSNEINPGLVRMIRDFGGKAIGIPGTDIFLGEKMKATGSDGGQVDLGRVGEVIGCQLANMDTAHKAGIVPVISPLASELATGKPLNINADLAAAALAKELRVSKLVYLSDVPGLLSDAKDTSTLIKSINRAQADALIADGTISGGMIPKVRSAVDALNAGVRKVHFVDGRLPHALLLEIFTDGGIGTEVIR